GTTTGCAGAAGCATGAAACAACCATCTTGCGCACCAATTAAATCAATCCAGCAACAAGACCACTCCGCCGATCACCAAAACTTCTCTCTAACCATGCGCTCGCGTCGACCGGGCCAGAAGCAGGGCCCATCGGGGGTAGATCAGAGCAAGAAATGCAGGTTCGAACCAGAGAAACGGACGGACTCGAGAATAATCGGAAGGACTCACTGAGGCCATCGTCGACGAGGTAGTTGAAGGTGTGGCCGTCGCAGTTGTAGGTGAACTTGTTGCTGGTGGCAGGGAGCTTCTGGAGGCACTGGGAGGCGACGCTGGTGAAGTTGCCGCTGAACTCGGTGTACTCGGCCAGCAGGACGGGGCCCCGGGCCACGAAGCTGTAGATCAGCGATTGCTGCCCCATCCGGTCGATCCCCCCCCCGCCCTCCCTCGACCGCGAAGCAACGAGCAAACCCTAGatcccagagagagagagagagagagagatttgagagGTTTCTGTTGCGGGAGAGAGCGAAGGAACGAACTTGtggagagagatgagagagtgGCGATGACGCTTCTTCGGAAGGAGGTAGGGAAAAAgaggtgggggagagagagagagagagagagagaggtggcgtGTTGCTTTTCCGGGTTCGGGTGGTCGAGCGATGATGACGTAGATGGCTTTTGCCGGTGCGGTGTCGTCGCTTTAGTGCCGCACACACCGCACCCTACGCTTTGAAAAAGAGAGCGCATTttcatttggtcttttttttttttttataaaataaatctgGAACTACCGTAGTTTCCCAACATATAATTTTGAATTCCAACTCCTTTAAATGGCAGCTTCCATTAATATACTTATaactaaaaatatcaaattaatatatttataataaatttgcattccttaatttccatcaaattatattaatatcacaaaaatcacgTGACttatatacatgtgacaaataaatataccattcatctcataatttaacaataaaatttcatgtaaattaatggaagataaatttattataaatctacaaatttggagtttttgtagtcaaaaaatttaatttctagtaaatttatcatgagcGCACTAATTTAATGTTTTTTgtgacataatttttttaataaattattattattatttaatggGCACTAATAGTGTCGTGATATTGATATCTCTAGCCCAAAAATTGAAGCTCTATGGCCGGTTAGGTtggtttttaaaaaatgaagtaaatttCGGGTGCATAAGATATTCATGTTTACTTTTAAAGATACGTGTTAAAGGTCTCGAAGAATGAATTTCTTGCAGATTAAGGAAGCAAACGTGTGCAGTGCAGCTACGCAATAAGATGAAGTGACTAATCATTGGAAGAGGAAATGACGTTAGGGAACTgtaagcaaagcaaagcaatcCATTATAGCCTATCCGATCTAAAAGTAAAGAACAATTGatcgaaatatatatataccataaTGTCATCATAATTGTAGGTAAAAGAGAAATGTATACTCGAGATCTATGTCGATATATTAACATACATAGTTGATTGGTGATTAAGGACAAACTTGCGTGTGATGTAAACACACGAAGCAAGTCCTGTTTTTCATTCCTCTAGGAATAAATGATCCCATATTTAGGTCGACAAAACGATCGGTTTTATGTTTTCATTCtatattttgtcattttatttttattcgaCTAATTCAAACATAATTCTACTAAATTATCATTACATAACATTGATGTAGATTAGTCAATGCAAGCTCTTTTCGTTGTTTTTACATCTCAATTCGTAATTAATTTCTCCGATACCTATGATTTTAGTTGCCCTTTGATTTTTTACTACCGAATTTGTTAGAGCCATATTCATCAATTTGCCCCCAGTCACCAGTAAATCATGTGCCCATTTCTAACACACCGATTACATACATTGCTCAAACAATTACAAACTTTCTTTACTAAATTATTTAATGGCTAGGCATTCGTTAATAAAATTCGGGCTATTTGGGACTAAGATCAAGTGTATCCTTTTCTATGTTTTAAACAACTAATTCTTGGAAAGAACCTAATAACCACTTCAACTTATAATCTTTTAACCTttactttctctctttcttttcattttttttttttccttcagaGACctatattttgaaactttggAATGGTGGAGTGACTAACAGGGAGCAATGTATCAGTTTTCAATGATCAAGAACTGTTTACTAGGTAGGGTGATTTCTCCGGTGATTTCTCCGGTGAAGTGACAGATAAAGACCAATGTCATCATGACGGACCAAAGGAAATGATCGAGCAAAACGAATCATTTCAAGTTTCAAATGATGGCAGTTTTATAGCGATACTCACGTGGTCTGCATGCCTATAACGGGACATTTCCAAAGAAATGGGCAATATTTCCTTCATCTCCGAAGAGACATATATACTCAAGTTGGACATACCCAAGAACCAAAACTCTCTTTAACATCAAAACGCAGCACCAAAATTGGACATTGACACCCTGTTAAAGGCCAAAGCGCGTTTAGGGTAGTCATGCCTCCGTCAATCATCACTGATACAATATCTAACATCAGCAAATCACGAAAATCGCCTAATTATCTTCACCATCGGAAACATCCATGGCGTATTTATTCTTCGCATAATCAATTTTGAAGTCGTAATCACCGTCCGCAACATCCATCGGGGTTGATTTCGtctcctttttcctcctcttcttttctgctttctttGTCTTCGGATTGAGTATGCCTTCTGCTGTgtaaagttttttattttgtcgGCTAGAAGGAGCTTGTCCTGCGGTCTTGTCAGCATCCTCGTCTTCACTACCCATGGACTCATCCTCACCATCCTTGGCCAAGCCTTGAGGGTCGCTGCTGACCCGTGTCACTGGTTGCGGTTGTTCATCCTCCTGAGGCGCAAATAAGCAAAAAGAGTGCACTTAACAAGCTTTGCTTCTATTCACTGTTTAACTGTGACTTCTACAATCATGCATTAAtgttctttcctctctttttattttttttttctttcattttgagtTGAAATCACATTTATGCATTCATAGAATTAAAAATGATCGCACAGCAAGTTGAGAACTTTTAACATGCTCAAGTTATGAATATGTTTGTTTAATAGGCTAATTCACTGAAGCTGTGTTACGAACCTTAAACATATTCTCGTCAAAGTCGAGTGGGCGGCTCGGTGGGACTTCTACAGGATGAAAATCATCAACTGACTGGAGGCTGCCAATAAATGACGATTCACCATTGTAAACTTCATCAATATTAAACTCCTTCCCCAATTCAGAGACAATTTTTGCCTCTGATAATTCCGATTGATTCCTCTCCGGGGGCATAGTGTAATATGGGATTTTACCTGCATTGCATCATTTagaaaacaaagataaaatctTCTCAATAACATTAACTGCGTTAACTGGCTTCTCTATGTACATAGTCAGCGGAAGTAATTTGCAGCAAATGACAACTAAATACCTTCATTCCAGTCATGCAGAACAATTCTGGCAGTGGCTTCAACATCCACAATGCCGCCCTTTTTGAGCTTACCACGAACAGATGCTACCTTCTGTAGAAAGTCCTCAACTGTATCAAAGCTTGAGATCTTGTAGATTGTCACAAGCACTTTGGCAGGGCAGAGCTTGACAATCTCCCTCACTGTACTTACCAACAAAATCAATTGATTAATGTCCATTAACAGTGCCCAATATATGAAAACAATAAATGCACTGCACCATCAATTTCCAATTACTAATGATTATCGTTGCGCATGCAATGCCCTTAAATACATTAAATCAATTTCCTATTAACAGACTTCCATCCAGTGATGACTTCATCATAAGAAAACCAGGGGAAAAAACCACCAggagaaaatgacacaaaccCGTGAATAAAAGCGAATACTTATATTGAACAGACATGATGCGTTCTGTCGATGTAGCAATGCCAAATAAAACTTAAACTTCATATCAGAATTGTTTACCTGGACTAATTGGATCATCTAACTTCTCAATACGTTTGCAGTTTCTGAGAGCAATCGTTGCGTCATTCCCTGAAGACCTTAGCATGACTACACCAGGACAGTCCAGCAACTTAACATTCTTATCCAACTGAACTTCTTGCATTGACCTTGTCAATCCTGGAGTGGCACCAACATTGACAACATGACATCTCTTCAAGCTATTTATCAGACTGCTCTTACCAACGTTAGGCAAGCCAATAACACCCACAGTAACTGACTTCTTAATCTGCAAAAGGacaagacaaagaagaagataaaatctAGAGAAGCGCAGCAAGGTGGAAGCAGTCCCAGACATAAATAGTCTAAGGTAATTTCAACCAAGGGAGTATCAAATAAAGTCAAGAATGCATTTTGACTGAAGGTGATCGAGTACCTCATGGCTTCTAGAGTAATTCTTGAGCAATTTAAGAAGAGTTTCTGCTCCAAGACAATCACTGGTTTGCAAAAGATTGCTCGGTTTTGCAGCCTTTGAAGATTTCCAGCCCAAATTAGATCTCTGCTCTTGCGTGCTACATTTAAACGCAACTGCTGGCAATTCTTCCCTGAGATACTTGAGCCATTTCTCTACAGCTTCTTTTGGCACAAGGTCTGACAGAAAACATTCATCAAACGGACTCAGCAAGGATGCCAAAGAGTACGTTGCTTGAAATGTCCAGTGTATATCAACACATGGAAGCAGTTTTCCACAAGATTGTGTGTGTTGATAATAACATCATAGACACATCGCAATTAATAAATGCTTGATTATCTAGCAAGCATTGGGAAAGTTCATTGACATCCAAAGCTAGTAAGTAATTGAAAGAGcagaatgaaaaaatgaaagcagTACCAATCTTATTCAGGAGCAACACAATATGCTTATCGTGACCTGCTTTCATCACCATTTTCTCCATATCTACACAACGTGTACCAAGGGGATCCCTAGCATCAAGAACCTCCAAAATGACATCCGAGGCTTCGATGACTTTGACTAATTCCTTGTAGAATGCTCTTTCTGAGTTCTCTGTATTAAGGAAAGATGGCATGAAACAACAAAAGCAGAGATAAAGGAAAGCATAACTAAAAGGGATGAACCGACACCACGAACATGTCACCCAAGAACTCCAACAATCAACGTACCACGATTTCTCCCAGTATTTGCAATTACGTCACCGCCTTTCTCCTCTCCAAGATCCTGTTCTTTTGTCAAAGCTATGTCATCATTCTCCAGCAAGCCCAACTTCCTCTTTTGAGCCTGACATATGTAAAAACTAAAACTGTTTAATTGGGACAAAGGAGTGATCAAAAGATACCATGCATCTTAAGTAGTACCCTGAGGGCAAACTCTCCAACGAACGTTATCGTGTACCACAAACATAAAGTGCTTCCCGTTCATATaggacatatatatatagcaagGGCTGCAACAACACCATATAGACAAGACATAGCAAAACAAAGGGCTTTTGGCTGGAAGCTGAACCCAAATGCTGGTGCAAAGCATAGACAGGTTCAACCAGGGCAATTTGCCCCACCATTTTTTCTGAGTGTCGATGCACTAGAACAGACAAACTTTCAAGGAAAGGCGAATAATCCCAAGCTTTGTAAGGACTGTCAAATGAATGCAATCACACAGCACTAACGTAATAGTGCTGCAATAAGACAGCGAAAACCGCACGCACGCACATCCAATTCCGTTAATTGATCGGTTCTATGATTCTCTAGCTAGTCCGCTCCCTCTAGCACACTACACCTCTGATTCGATTAATCGGTCGGTTCTACGATTCTCTAGCTAGCCCGCTCTCTTTAGCACCATATACATCATCCAAACTTCAGGGCACCAGCTAAAAAcattcataaaatttaattaccCTCTCTTTGCGGGCGGCCTTCTTCTGCTCCAACTCCTCGAGGGCGCGGGCCCGCCGCTCTTCGAGGGCCTTGAGCTCCTGCTCCTTGAACGGCCAGTCGTTGGGGATGCCGGGGTCCTTCTCGACCTTGCGCTTCTGGTTGAAGCCCAGCTTCTTCGCCTCCTTGGCCTTCTTCTTGTGGTGCTCCTTCACCTTCCTGATGACCTTGTACTTCTTCTTCAGCGGCACCCTCTTGCTCTTGCTCTCTggaaccaccaaaaaaaaaaaaaaaacccaaagaaaCCGACGGTCAAGACCGAGAACGAAATCGTTCCAAATGGAACAAAACAGACGGCGATTTCAGCCTCCTCGAAGAACAAATTGGCTTCGCTTACTTTTGCTCCTCTTCACCATCTTGAGCTGCTGCTACAGATATCAGCACGAGCTTCGAACCAGCTGAAAAGGAATGGATAAACAGGGGAAGCTCTCGCGCTTGGAGGAGAAGAGACGATGGAATGGAAGGTCCAGTCTCTTTCGTTGGGGTTCAGTAACGCTAGCAGGCGGGAATTAGGGTTTATGCCATGGCCGCGGACGATGCagagtcgggtcgggtttgggccGTTTGCGGATCTTATTTGATGAATTGGGCTCTTGATTCCAACTTCCCTTTTGGGCCTTGGGCGACGACAAAAGATCATGGAGGAAAAATTGAGAATGAATCGAATCGCATCAAATCGAGATGTTGGATTTCGGTTTAACAATTCTAATTTGAGTGTGTTGACATTTTTCCAAGCAGTAGGAAAAGGAAACTTTTTAGAAATTCgtgtcttttctttctctaggtATCTTAAATCATCCTCATTTGCatgtaaaaatttcaatttcatttgtgaaattattcatttttaagtCATCGATTTTAAggaacattttatttttctataattaTGGAAAGAGCTTATACCGgtatatatgacaaatttcgtCCCTAATGTTCCACAAACTAAATTTTAGCCAGATTCATTTTGTATTGTTATGCTAATACTTTGGTAATTGTCCCTAACGGTCCTTTGGTAAATATTAACCCTATGGATTGGTTTGTTTAGCATAAAATgcattatttttgaaaaatttccaagtaattattttataggaaaatgacttttattttctagtgtttggcTGCAATCTAAAAAAGAACTAGTAAGtattttccatcttttggtaGGAAAATCTAATAAGgaaaattatgaagaaaattggtttttaatcattttcatgtataattactttatatttttatatttattttctttttctttttgtacttttcaCTTCTTCCTTAGCCAATCGCTAGCCATGGCAATAGGGGTGATGACTGGCCATAAGTAAGTTCACTTCATTTAGCAAGGGCCAAGCTCATTGGttgaggaagaagcaaaaacaagaaggaagaaaagaaattcacatttaaaaaaaaaaaatcgatttttttcaTAAGAACAAATGTTTCATTTACATGGACCTGAACCCAAGCACTGTGAACTAATGCATAGTTTTTATGGACTTGAGCCTAAGGGTCAAGACTAGAGCTCAAGCGTCAAGACCTAAGTAAGCACAACCTTTATAAACTTGAGTTCAAGTGTCGAGGCATCAAATATAAGCATTAGGGGTTTGAGCCCGACCTCAATGGACTTGGGTGTGGGCATTGAGGGTCCAAGCCCAGGCATCAATTCCCAAGGCCAACTCCATGAATTCAAGAACTAATATTGGGAATTCTGCATCGTAAAGTTTTGGATCAAAGAGCTAATACTTAgttatattttggaaaacatgGTCTAATTTTTTCACGGAGAAtaattttctattgactaattttttttaaacaagtcAAATGTcgaaaaaatgaggaaaaaatatatttttttaggaaatgttttccacaaacaaacaaacaaacaatataTGTTGCTTCTAGCTTaatgtcatataatttatttatctatACCTAAAAACCAAGgataaatattatgaaaaatccaaaactaatacgcttttgacaattttacccTCATTTACTATTAAAATTATCGAGTTAGTATCAATTTTGAGTTTTACCCTCaatttattatagatgtatcaattttggattcttatttatattataaattgttgCAAATGTACTAAATTGGGTTTGGGGTAGATTTGTCAAGTGTACCACTTGAGcatttttgtggtaaaaaattagtttggggtaaatttgttataaatgtacaaattttggattttccatgatattaattaaaaattatttactactttttttgtttcttatgagttaaaacatttaatatatatcttgatttgaaatcttgaatttCACCCACTAAATGCAAATCATAGCCCACTAAATTTACATAATTTATTTAGGGCGGAGTTTATACAATTTCTATACCAttcctatttcttttctctatcaaaaaagaaaactataaatttttttttttttttggtcgattgTTTTTCTTGGAGTGCATGATCCGACATGTTATCGACCTTAGTTCTATATGCATTTTCAAGGTGTATTTTCGGAATGCATCACCCtagaaaattttgtcattttactCTTGGAGAATCCAATTgcgaaagttttttttttaatcacgaaTTGTCCACAAAATCGTAATCCCCGCAAAAACTTTTGCACGcatttttttacataaaataaacaaataaaaacacaGCACCAAGGGCTCTGTTCATGATCTTATTTTTCccgtaaaagaaaataataacccgaaaagaaaagaaaagttcaaaaccAAAGCGAGACACCACAAACTCCAGCCGTTTTTCGGTTTGTTTTCGTAGTACACTGCAGTCCAGTACAGCCCAGATAGAGAGAGACGAGACGCCTTTCTCCTTTCGAATTCTCGATGCCACCtcctccccccccaaaaaaaacaaggaaCGCACAAATCCAATCCTCCCTTTATCCCCTACCCTCGCCGCCCTAATTCCTCCgttccctccctctccctctccctctctcgctgcCGGTAAGCGCGCTCCCGTGCTTCGTTTCCCGTCGTGGCGGCGCCGATCGATTCGCCGGGGGCGGTTTCTCTGACGCGATTCTCGGTGTTGTAGGGCTGATCCGGTCCTCCGGGAGCGCCGGAGCGAGCGAATGCGCTGATCGAGGGGGGCGCTCCGGGGTTTTTCTCTCGCCCGATGGCGGCggctgctgcggcggcggcgtgcACCAAGCTGCATTCGCGCGGAGGTGCCGTCAACGGAGGAGGCTTCGACCGGAGGTTGCGGTTTAGGTATGGAAAGCTGTTAAGGTGTTGTCGGTCTCGGTTCCGTTTGCGCTCCGCGTTTCGCGAGTTCTTGGAGAGCGAAAAAACTCTGCAGTCATGTCGCTGAATAAGCGCGGCGGGTGATCCTGGCGTCGTTTTGTCTTTGGTTTGCTAATTCGTGTTCGGAAGTCGGGGATAACGAGTGTTTTTATCGGTACGGATTTTGATGCCATTAGAGTGTGGAATCCGCTGGGGGATGGTTTTTCGGTTTTCGCTCTTATGTTCGAGTGCCTTTTGTTGCAGGAGGCGTGGCTATGTGAGCAGTGATGTTATCCGTCTTCCGAGAGGTGGAACTCGTAGACTTAGTATTGGCACTGCGAAAAGAAGGCTAGATTTTCAGCACAAGGCATCGTCCGTCGGCTGTCGTTGCGTGGCTTCTCTCGTGGACTTTGATGGTGCGACGGCATTGGAGTTCACGGCTATGGTTGATCAGGCACTTCTAATGGCGAGTATCCTTCTTACATACATGGCTGGAGTTGTTCCCATTGGGAAGCCTAGATTTTCTCCTAGAAGGATCATTTCTGATGATGGTGCCATCGATGAAGGCCCAACCATGTCTGGTAGGTAAGGTTAGACCTCGAAAAGATTCCAAGGTCTATctttcatttcatatatttacGTCTTATGTATTGTTTCTACCTTCagctgttttttgttttgtattgcTAGATTTTGCAGATTATTCCCTTTTCCCCGATGGGTTCATGTAATTTTCTGCTTGCAGTGATGTAAAAGCTGACTACCACTGTCAAAAGTGCGCTTGGGAtgtaataaaaggaaaactcgTGGAATCTCTAGAAGCCATTGACCATGCCAGTGTTTCAGAAGATACAATTCAAGAGTTGGAAAAGCTTCATGCAAAAAAACCTTTAAGTTTGAATGCTATCGCCAGGGGTCCAAGACTACGGCTGGTTTGGGCTGTTCTTACGCATCTTGAGAAAGAGGTAGGCACTGTCTTATTTGTTCCATTATGCTACAGTCATAAGTCTCAAGTCACTTTGCACTTCCCGGAAGTCGCTATTTCAGCTGAAATATGTGGCTGTGTTGTGACTGAAGGATTCACCAATGTTATCTATTTTTGCAGGTGGACAGTATCCCAGAAGGTTTCGAAAAGGGGACTGTGGAAGATTGGTTGGTTCTGTTTTCTGGAATCATACAGAGTTCCTCTCGCCCTGTGTGTGTGGCTTGGCTAGACAACGAACTTTCTGAAAGAAGTAGCGATGTAAAAGAGGTGCCTTCCAAGTTATTCAACTCAGTGTGGGTAGACATGCACTCTCACGTGCATGCATGGGTATATTCTAATGTTTAACTTTCAAGTTGATTGATGCCCCATTCTTCATCTTTTCAGGCACTAGTTACTTTAATTCTCCAGAAATTAGAAGGAGACAGCACTGTACTTCAGAAGATCAGGAGATTGGGCAAGGAGGATCTTTTTGCAGAATTACTCTGCTTTTTAAAGTTTGGTTCCCTCAGGTAGATGGTGCTCTTTGTTGGTTGAAGTCTTTAATGAAATTAAGCTGAAAGCATACTTGAAACCGCCAACATGAAATAGCTAGTTCAAGAAAGATGTGAACTAGTTAAGATCGCTGGTTCCTGGAACCTGAGACGAAGTCGAAAACATAATCTTGAACTCTTTCAATGTTGGTGATACTTTAGTGGATTAAGGAAGATGCCTTAAACTTTGTGGTTTATGATGGGCTTCAATATATTGTCTTGTTGACAGTGGCGTGGGCTTCACAGGTCTTCTATTTGTCATGTAAAAAAGTTACCTCAGTAGACAgtcaaaataatttatctttAATACCAAATAACAGTGTCTACCTATGATGAATTGCTTACAATTTCCAATTTGCTATGTTCCATAATTCTGAGCCTGGAAGCGAAGTAATACGTAATTGGATGGCATTTACATAGAGTAAGACTGTATATCTTGTTTTCCTTCACATGTAGGGCAGAGTAATCCCAATGTGctctcttctgtttttttttccccattattATGAGCTATACATGCTTCTTTGCTTCCTGCCgccttttttttgctttcttacaACACTAAGTTCTGCCTTTCAGCATCATTGTTATCTCTTTTCACAGCACTTCATTTGCAGAACTGTTGGGATGCATTCTAATACCTCTCTCAATGGACTCGCAGGAAGGATTGCTATTACAACAGTTGCTTGTTTGTCTCACAGGGGATTTCCATTTTAGAAGATCTGGTAATTGCAATAGCAGATGGCATTGCAAGTATCTATCTGGAGCTCATCTCCGTAGATGGAAATTTGTCAAATGAGATGAATAATTTGGATTTGGCTCTGTGCTCTTTGTCAACCCGAGCACTTCAAAGATTACGTAATGAGGTAATGTGTTTATTATTTTGTTGCAAATGGAGCAAATAAAGCCTTTCCTTTAAGGAGGTGGGTCGTGGAGAGTGTGTTTCTCCACTTAAACGTTCTTTGTTGATTATGCATGTTTCCCTAAATAGACaggcattttccttttcttttttcttcttggtgATTGGTAGGTGTTACATGGAAAGTGGAGTG
The sequence above is drawn from the Eucalyptus grandis isolate ANBG69807.140 chromosome 11, ASM1654582v1, whole genome shotgun sequence genome and encodes:
- the LOC104426881 gene encoding guanine nucleotide-binding protein-like NSN1, whose protein sequence is MVKRSKKSKSKRVPLKKKYKVIRKVKEHHKKKAKEAKKLGFNQKRKVEKDPGIPNDWPFKEQELKALEERRARALEELEQKKAARKERAQKRKLGLLENDDIALTKEQDLGEEKGGDVIANTGRNRENSERAFYKELVKVIEASDVILEVLDARDPLGTRCVDMEKMVMKAGHDKHIVLLLNKIDLVPKEAVEKWLKYLREELPAVAFKCSTQEQRSNLGWKSSKAAKPSNLLQTSDCLGAETLLKLLKNYSRSHEIKKSVTVGVIGLPNVGKSSLINSLKRCHVVNVGATPGLTRSMQEVQLDKNVKLLDCPGVVMLRSSGNDATIALRNCKRIEKLDDPISPVREIVKLCPAKVLVTIYKISSFDTVEDFLQKVASVRGKLKKGGIVDVEATARIVLHDWNEGKIPYYTMPPERNQSELSEAKIVSELGKEFNIDEVYNGESSFIGSLQSVDDFHPVEVPPSRPLDFDENMFKEDEQPQPVTRVSSDPQGLAKDGEDESMGSEDEDADKTAGQAPSSRQNKKLYTAEGILNPKTKKAEKKRRKKETKSTPMDVADGDYDFKIDYAKNKYAMDVSDGEDN
- the LOC104426882 gene encoding uncharacterized protein LOC104426882 isoform X2, translated to MAAAAAAAACTKLHSRGGAVNGGGFDRRLRFRRRGYVSSDVIRLPRGGTRRLSIGTAKRRLDFQHKASSVGCRCVASLVDFDGATALEFTAMVDQALLMASILLTYMAGVVPIGKPRFSPRRIISDDGAIDEGPTMSGSDVKADYHCQKCAWDVIKGKLVESLEAIDHASVSEDTIQELEKLHAKKPLSLNAIARGPRLRLVWAVLTHLEKEVDSIPEGFEKGTVEDWLVLFSGIIQSSSRPVCVAWLDNELSERSSDVKEALVTLILQKLEGDSTVLQKIRRLGKEDLFAELLCFLKFGSLRKDCYYNSCLFVSQGISILEDLVIAIADGIASIYLELISVDGNLSNEMNNLDLALCSLSTRALQRLRNEVALNLWLHQNIEAVVSMYEDRFDLHILQSQPVEEPSKSISENLGWWDKYFGKKSGTRTSLLHHVVIGHFSMPVKRTKELRALTGW
- the LOC104426882 gene encoding uncharacterized protein LOC104426882 isoform X1; translated protein: MAAAAAAAACTKLHSRGGAVNGGGFDRRLRFRRRGYVSSDVIRLPRGGTRRLSIGTAKRRLDFQHKASSVGCRCVASLVDFDGATALEFTAMVDQALLMASILLTYMAGVVPIGKPRFSPRRIISDDGAIDEGPTMSGSDVKADYHCQKCAWDVIKGKLVESLEAIDHASVSEDTIQELEKLHAKKPLSLNAIARGPRLRLVWAVLTHLEKEVDSIPEGFEKGTVEDWLVLFSGIIQSSSRPVCVAWLDNELSERSSDVKEALVTLILQKLEGDSTVLQKIRRLGKEDLFAELLCFLKFGSLRKDCYYNSCLFVSQGISILEDLVIAIADGIASIYLELISVDGNLSNEMNNLDLALCSLSTRALQRLRNEVALNLWLHQNIEAVVSMYEDRFDLHILQSQPVEEPSKSISENLGWWDKYFGKKSGTRTSLLHHVVIGHFSMPVKRTKELRALTGWRYYFSLFLELSDITAPVIRTFFKKVSDAISFFLVCLIGRSLGLIYTGIRQSLGWK
- the LOC104426882 gene encoding uncharacterized protein LOC104426882 isoform X3; translated protein: MVDQALLMASILLTYMAGVVPIGKPRFSPRRIISDDGAIDEGPTMSGSDVKADYHCQKCAWDVIKGKLVESLEAIDHASVSEDTIQELEKLHAKKPLSLNAIARGPRLRLVWAVLTHLEKEVDSIPEGFEKGTVEDWLVLFSGIIQSSSRPVCVAWLDNELSERSSDVKEALVTLILQKLEGDSTVLQKIRRLGKEDLFAELLCFLKFGSLRKDCYYNSCLFVSQGISILEDLVIAIADGIASIYLELISVDGNLSNEMNNLDLALCSLSTRALQRLRNEVALNLWLHQNIEAVVSMYEDRFDLHILQSQPVEEPSKSISENLGWWDKYFGKKSGTRTSLLHHVVIGHFSMPVKRTKELRALTGWRYYFSLFLELSDITAPVIRTFFKKVSDAISFFLVCLIGRSLGLIYTGIRQSLGWK